GAATTGAACGGAATGATTCAAGAGGATCTATTTGCGAATATCCAGCAAATGCTTGAGGGTGAAACCTTTGCAAATGCCGGAAAAAAACAAGCGGCTGACTTAGCGCAACAATTAGGATTGGAAACGGCACGTGACTATTTCAATGAATCAGCAAAAGACGAGGCTCGTCATGCCAGAATGCTGGAAGGATTATTGCGGCGCTTTCAATAGAAGAATTTGTGCTGACTAGCATTTAAATCCCTTGATGCAAAGATTGTACTGTTGTTCTTTGTATCAAGGGATTTTTGTATTCGTAAATAAAAAATCATAAGAAGAAATTTGCTTAAGGCAAGTTCTTCTTATGATTGACTCCAGGTGCTTTGCTAAGGGATTAATGTTGATTCAAATAACTTAATCATATCGGGATCAAACAACGTTCCACCAGCAGCAGCCAGTTTAAATATTGCCTGCCGGGGAGTGTTATTTTGAATAGATACTAAGCGGTCATAATAATCTGCAACAGCGATAAGACGAGCAAATTCTATGATTTGGTATTTGGCAAAGCCAAGTGGTGTGCCTAAGCCGTCAAATCGTTCATGATGCTGAAGGCAAACCAAGGCGGTTAGAATGTCTAAACTGGTTTGATTGCGAATTTCTAGAAAGCCCTTGAAGGCGTGCGCGTGATCTTCACAAAAATCGTTCCCCATGCCGCAATCGTGCAAAATGGAACAAGTAGCTAAGAAATCAAGATTTAAATAATCGTAGTTTTTGGCTAATCCTAAATTTACACTGATTAGGGTGGTACGCAGGCTGTGATTATAAAGTGTGTCATTTTGGTTCATTCTAGCTAGGTAGGACTGAAGCGGGAGACGCTCCAGTGCTGAGTACACAACCTGCTCGATTTGATAACTCGTTGTATCTAATTTTACTGTTTTGTGCTTAGTTAAATCAGCCAGCAGTTGGCGCGCTTTTGTTGCTGCTTGGTCAGCAATGGGCGAAAATACGGCAGCGTAACTATTTTCTGTTTCAGTATCTTGAATTGAAACGGTCTGGATATTGAATTTTACTAAGCGCTTGATATAAGAGTCGGTGAGTGGAATGCCGCGTGCAATCAGAATCAAACCCTTTGCATCATAAATGGTTTGGGCGGGAAGCATTCCCGGCTGTAAGTCAGCAATATAGAGGTTTTTCATTCTGCTGCCTCGTTGTAGTTGGTAGCAGCGTAAAATACATTTAATGCAGCATCCTTAGTCACTGGTTTGGTAAGTATTCCAGCTACACCTAAAGTGATAAATTCATTGCAAAGGTATTGTTGTCCTCCGAGTGCGGTAGCCATAATGATTTTAACCGTAGTATCTATGCTACGGAGAATCTTAAGGGTCGCTGTTCCGTCAAGATGAGGCATGGTTACATCAAGAAAGATCACATCAGGTTGTATACTGCGATGAAGCTCCAGGGCTTCGATGCCATTTTTTGCTTCAAATACCTGAATGCCGGATAACTCGGCGAAGTGGCGTTTCATGGTGTTGAGGGAAAATAGAGAGTCATCAACAAAGAGTATTTTCATTTCGGCCTCCATGAACAATATGTTTGTTTTAACGTAACACAAAGTTCACTATCAAAATAGACAAGCCAGATTAAGTTTCTGTTAAAGATGGGGATTGATTCCAAGGTGATAGACGACGAAACATAATTTGTATAAATTTTGGATACAATTTGTTTAATTCGCGAATTCACGAAGTATGGGATGTGTGTGTATTGCCGGGGAAGTACTGGTATTATGGATTAGTAGTTAGTAGTTTTGTCATTTTGTTTGTGGCTCTGCAACATCGACGTGAATGGAAGCTGTTAGTGCTGCAATTATTTGTAGCGAGCATTATTCATCCAATTGAACTTATTATCTTGACAACAAATGGCTATACCTATCTCCCGGGAATTACAAATACAAATACCGATGTCACTCTTGGTGCCTATATCTCGGATTTTCTGATTGTTCCAGCGACAGCTGTACTCATCAGTGCGTTTTCTCTTTCCTGGCGATATCGGCTTATTTTTGCTGCTATATTCACGGGCATTGATTGGTATTTTACTGTTCTTGGCATTTATCAGCATTTTTGGTGGAAGTCGATTTATACTGGAATTGGATTGCTTATTTTGTACCAAATCAGCAGTTTTTTATGGGGTCAGCTTTCCAAAAATTATCATTCCTTTGTATTTCGGTTATTTTCAATTTATCTAGCTTATTTTGCATTGCAAAGTGCATTTACATTTGCATTAAATCAGGGAGGAGAACTGTTTATTCTGCAAATGGCCAGTATCCCGCTGGGGCCGCTCAAGACAATGTCTATTTTATCAAGCTTATATCAAGTCATTATCGGTATTTTGATCACACTATTTATTGGAACAAGAATGTGGTTTCGTTATCGTCTGATCAATCTTTGTTTGATTGTTGTGGTGAACTGGTTGTTGGAGTATGCTGGCATTTTTGTATCAAAAGGGGATTTTGTTGTTCAGCATCTCCTGATAGTGCCTCTGGTTGCCACTATCATTGTTAGCATTTTATTTAAGAAAGCTCGATTGAATTATTTATTTCCCTAATCTTCGGGGTTAAGATTGGCTATAGCAGATGGGAAAAATTACTGCCAAAATGGACTTGCATAAAGTCTTGCCATGCGCTACAATATTACAGTAATGCTTACAACTGGGTAAACACAGTAAAACTGTGTGGTGAACGAGTGTATGACTGATAACTATTATATGGGCTTGGCACTGGATGAAGCGCGTAAAGCCTATGACATCGGCGAAGTACCAATTGGCGCTATTTTGGTCATCGATCATGAGGTGATTGCTAAAGGGCATAACATGCGAGAGACCTGGCATGATGCTACTGCGCACGCTGAAGTGATTGTGATTCGCGAGGCTTGCCAAAAGCTAGGCCGCTGGCGTTTGTCAGGAGCAACACTTTATGTTACTATTGAGCCTTGTCCGATGTGCGCAGGAGCGCTAGTGATGAGTCGCGTTGACCGAGTTGTGTATGGCAGTGCAGACTATAAAGCAGGCGCGGTTGAATCTATATTCAATGTTGTGCAAAATAGTGCATTGAATCACAGC
The genomic region above belongs to Sporomusaceae bacterium FL31 and contains:
- the cheB_2 gene encoding response regulator produces the protein MKILFVDDSLFSLNTMKRHFAELSGIQVFEAKNGIEALELHRSIQPDVIFLDVTMPHLDGTATLKILRSIDTTVKIIMATALGGQQYLCNEFITLGVAGILTKPVTKDAALNVFYAATNYNEAAE
- a CDS encoding phosphodiesterase produces the protein MKNLYIADLQPGMLPAQTIYDAKGLILIARGIPLTDSYIKRLVKFNIQTVSIQDTETENSYAAVFSPIADQAATKARQLLADLTKHKTVKLDTTSYQIEQVVYSALERLPLQSYLARMNQNDTLYNHSLRTTLISVNLGLAKNYDYLNLDFLATCSILHDCGMGNDFCEDHAHAFKGFLEIRNQTSLDILTALVCLQHHERFDGLGTPLGFAKYQIIEFARLIAVADYYDRLVSIQNNTPRQAIFKLAAAGGTLFDPDMIKLFESTLIP
- the tadA gene encoding tRNA-specific adenosine deaminase yields the protein MTDNYYMGLALDEARKAYDIGEVPIGAILVIDHEVIAKGHNMRETWHDATAHAEVIVIREACQKLGRWRLSGATLYVTIEPCPMCAGALVMSRVDRVVYGSADYKAGAVESIFNVVQNSALNHSLAVTAGVRAEECAGIMKDFFRQRRSK